CGACGACCGCGCGCGCCGAGAAGGTGAAGCTCGACGTGAAGGTCGTCGAGGCCTCGAAACAGGGCAACACCATCGATCCCCGGGTGGCCCATCTGCACGGGGATCTGGCTCACCTGGGCGTGGCCTTCACCTCGTACAAGCTGATCTCCGAGGCCTCGCCGGTGGTCGACGCCAAGGCCTCCACCGAGGTGGGCCTGCCCGAGGGCCGAAAGCTCATCCTCTCGCCCCAGGGCCGCGACAAGGACGGAAAGATCGGCATGCACATCGAGGTGCCGGGGCTCTTCAATGAGAACTACTCGGTGGCCGACGGCAAGCGCCACACGGTGAGCGCCGGTGCCATCGGCCACGGCACGCCCACCGAGAGCCAGGTCTTCGTGGTCATCACCCACAACGTGCAGAAATAGCGGCGCTTCCCTAACCGGCCGCCGCTGCGCTACACGGACCCGCGCGATAGGTTTCGCGCGGGTTTCGTTTCGTGGCGATCGATCTCTCCGTTCTCAACCCCGAGCAGCGCGCGGCCGTCGAGCACGGCGCGGGGCCGCTCTTGATCCTCGCGGGCGCGGGCTCGGGGAAGACGCGCGCCATCACCTACCGCATCGCGCATCTCGTTCAGGATCTCCACGTGGCGCCGTGGAAGATCATGGCCGTCACCTTCACCAACAAGGCCGCCGGCGAGATGCGCGAGCGCCTGGTGAAGCTGCTCGGGCCCATGGACGCGAGCCAGGCCCAGGTGGCCACGTTCCATGCCACGGGCGCGGCGATCCTGCGGCGCGAGGCCGAGGCGCTGGGTCGCACGCGGCAGTTCGTGATCTACGACGACGGCGATCAGCTCGCGCTGATCAAGCGGCTCATGCGCGGCGCGCGCCTCGATGAGCGCTCGGTACCGCCGCGCGCCATCGCCACCCACATCGACGCCGCGAAGAACGAAGCGATTGGCCCCGATCAGCTCGTGGCGCCGGACGGTCCGATCGTGCGCCCCGGCGACGAAGCGAAGGTCGCCGCGAAGCTGATCTACCCGCTCTACGAGCGCGCCCTGGAGCAGGCGAACGCGTTCGACTTCGGCGACCTCATCGTCAAGCCGCTGGAGCTCTTTCGCACGCGCAAGGAGATCCTCGAGCGGTACCAGCGGCGCTTCGAGTGGGTGCTCGTCGACGAGTTCCAGGACACCAACCCGGCGCAGTTCGAGCTCTTGAAGCGGCTGTGTCCGCCGGGTGGCAACCTGTGCGTCGTCGGCGATGACGATCAGGCCATCTACCGGTGGCGCGGCGCCGATGTGTCCAACATCCTCGACTTCGATCGGCACTATCCGAGCTCGAAGGTCGTGAAGCTGGAGCGCAACTACCGCTCCGATGCGAACATCCTCGATGCGGCGTACGCGGTGATCTCGCGCAACGCGCGGCGCAAGGCCAAGCGGCTCGTCACCGATGCCGAGGCCGGCGCGCCCTTGAATCTGCTGGCCTCGCGCGATGAGCGCGGCGAAGCGGCGATGGTGTCGAGCGGCGTGAAGCAGCTGCTCGCGAGCGGCGTGGCGCCGCCGCAGATCGCGGTGTTCTACCGGACCAACGCGCAGAGCCGCGTGCTCGAAGAGGCGCTGCGCGTGGGACGCGTGCCCTACACGATCGTTCGAGGCCGAAGCTTCTACGATCGCGCGGAAGTGAAGGACGCCGTCGCCTATTTGCGCGTGGCCATCAACCCCAAGTCCGACGCGGATCTGCTGCGCGTGATCAACAACCCGCCGCGCGGCATCGGCGACACGACGGTGGAGCACCTCACCGGCTACGCGCAGAACAAGAAGCTCTCCGTCTACGAAGCCCTCGGTGGCGTGGACTTCATCTCGGATCTCAAGCCGGCGGCGCGTCGGCGGCTGCAGGAGTTCCGCGGCGTCATCGACAGCCTCAAGGAGCACACGGTCTCGCAGCACGCGGCCGAGGCGATGGAGGCGGTGCTCGAGAAGAGCGGCTTGGTGACCGCGCTCGAGGCCGAGGAGACGCCCGAGGCCGACGCGCGCATCGAGAACTTGAAGGAGCTCGTGTCGGCCGCGCGCGAGTTCGACATGTCGCGCATCGCGATCGCCGCGCAGGCCAAGATCGACGCCGAAGGATCCGGATCCGAAAGGGATCTGGATTCGGGGCCGCTGGAGCTTCCCAAGGAGCCGCTCGACGCGTTCCTGGAGCAGATCTCGCTCGTGGGCGACGCCGATCTGAGCGAGGACGGCAAGCCCAGCAGCGGCAAGGTGAGCATGATGACGCTCCACGCCGCCAAGGGCCTGGAGTTCGACTGCGTGTTCCTCACGGGCATGGAGGAGAGCATCTTTCCGCACTCCCGCGCGCTCGGGGAGGACGCGGATCCGGAGGAGCTCGCCGAGGAGCGACGCCTTTGCTACGTGGGCATCACCCGCGCGCGGAAGCGGCTGTTCTTCACGCTCGCGCAGAGCCGCGTGGTGTTTGGCGAGGTTCGCTTCAACCGGCCGTCGCGATTCCTGAGCGAGATTCCGAAGAACCTGTTCGGGTTCACGTCGCCGCTGCCCTCGCTGGCGCCGGAGCGGTCGCCGGAGCCGGCGCCGCGGGGTGAGCGCGTGGTCTACGACGAGGAGTTCTCGCGCGGGCCACAGGTGCGCCGGCATTCGGGGCCGCGGGCGTCGTCGCTGGGTGAGCGCGTGGTGCATGCCAAGTTCGGCGAGGGCGAGGTGCTCTCGCGCGATGGCGACTCCGATGACGCCAAGGTCACCGTTCGCTTCCAGACCGGCGTGATGAAGGTGATCGCCCGATTTCTGAGGCCGCTCTGATCCGGATCCGGATCCGCTACAGGCCTGTCGTAACGCGCGGCTTCTTGCTCGCGTGCGCGTGCGGCGCTAAGGCTTGTCCATGAGCGTCCCGAACGAACGAAACGATTCCATCCCCTCGGTGGCGCGCCGTGATCAGCTGGCGCCCGCCAACATCGAAGTCACCGAAGAGCTGCTCCGCGCACTGCCCAAGACGGATCTGCACTGCCACCTCGACGGCTCGCTGCGCCTCACCACCATCCTGGACCTCGCGCAGAAGCAGGGCGTGAAGCTGCCCGCCGACACACCGGATGGCCTCGCCAAGTCGATCCACCTCGGCAACATCTGCCAGGACCTCGAGGACTACCTCACCGCCTTCGACGTCACGCTCTCCGTGATGCAGACCGAAGAGGCGCTCTACCGCACCGCGTACGAGCTCGCCCTCGACGCCGCCGCGGAGAACGTGCGCTACCTCGAGGTGCGCTACGCGCCCAACCTGCACACGCAGAAGGGCCTGAAGATGACGGCCGTGGTGGAGAGCGTGCTCGAGGGCTTGCGCCAGGCGAAGAAGGAAGTGGGCATCAAGAGCGGCGTGATCATCTGCGGCATCCGCCACATCAACCCGGTGACCTCGCTGCGCCTCGCCGAGCTCGCCGTGGCTTACAAGAACAAGGGCGTGAAGGGCTTCGACCTCGCCGGCGCCGAGTACGACTTCCCCGCCAAGGATCACAAGGAAGCGTTCCAGCTGATCCTTAACAACAACGTGAACTGTACCTGCCATGCGGGCGAGGCGTACGGCCCGGAGAGCATCGGTCAGGCGCTGCACATGGTGGGCGCGCACCGCATCGGCCACGGCACGCGGCTGCGCGAAGACGGCGACCTGCTCAACTACGTGAACGATCACCGCATCCCGCTCGAGGTCTGCCCCAGCTCGAACGTGCAGACGCGCGCTGTGCCGGATCTCGCGAGCCACCCGCTGAAGTTCTATTTCGACTTCGGCCTGCGCGTGACCATCAACACCGACAACCGGCTCATCACCGACACCACCGTCACCAAGGAGCTGGTGCTGGCCAACAAGGTGATGGGCCTCTCGCTCGACGACATCGTCACCATCCTCATCTCGGGCTTCAAGAGCGCGTTCTTGCCCTTCCGCGAGAAGCAGGACCTCTTGAAGGAGGTGAACCACGAGATCGGCGAGGTGCTGGCGCGCTTTGGCGGGCTGCGGAAGAACGGCGCCATCGTGGCGCCCGCAACGCCGCGGGCGTAGGTCGACGCGCACCAAGTTGCTTGCCCGACCTGGGTCGGGAAATTAGGTTGGCAGGAACTCTGCGCCGCGCGAAGGTCGAGGCGGCGTCAGAGCACTCCGAGGGGTCATGGCCAAGACGATCGCGATGGTGCTCGCCGGTGGCGAGGGCAAGCGGCTGGACCCGCTCACGCGCGAACGCGCCAAACCGGCGGTGCCCTTCGGCGGGCGCTACCGCATCATCGACTTCGTGCTCAGCAACTTCGCCAACTCGGGCGTGCTGCGCATGAAGGTGCTCACCCAGTACAAGAGCGACTCCCTCAACACCCACGTGATGCGGGCCTGGCGCCTCTCGCCCATGCTCAACCAGTACGTGGACCTGGTGCCCGCGCAGATGCGCACCGGC
The Deltaproteobacteria bacterium genome window above contains:
- the add gene encoding adenosine deaminase gives rise to the protein MSVPNERNDSIPSVARRDQLAPANIEVTEELLRALPKTDLHCHLDGSLRLTTILDLAQKQGVKLPADTPDGLAKSIHLGNICQDLEDYLTAFDVTLSVMQTEEALYRTAYELALDAAAENVRYLEVRYAPNLHTQKGLKMTAVVESVLEGLRQAKKEVGIKSGVIICGIRHINPVTSLRLAELAVAYKNKGVKGFDLAGAEYDFPAKDHKEAFQLILNNNVNCTCHAGEAYGPESIGQALHMVGAHRIGHGTRLREDGDLLNYVNDHRIPLEVCPSSNVQTRAVPDLASHPLKFYFDFGLRVTINTDNRLITDTTVTKELVLANKVMGLSLDDIVTILISGFKSAFLPFREKQDLLKEVNHEIGEVLARFGGLRKNGAIVAPATPRA
- a CDS encoding UvrD-helicase domain-containing protein — protein: MAIDLSVLNPEQRAAVEHGAGPLLILAGAGSGKTRAITYRIAHLVQDLHVAPWKIMAVTFTNKAAGEMRERLVKLLGPMDASQAQVATFHATGAAILRREAEALGRTRQFVIYDDGDQLALIKRLMRGARLDERSVPPRAIATHIDAAKNEAIGPDQLVAPDGPIVRPGDEAKVAAKLIYPLYERALEQANAFDFGDLIVKPLELFRTRKEILERYQRRFEWVLVDEFQDTNPAQFELLKRLCPPGGNLCVVGDDDQAIYRWRGADVSNILDFDRHYPSSKVVKLERNYRSDANILDAAYAVISRNARRKAKRLVTDAEAGAPLNLLASRDERGEAAMVSSGVKQLLASGVAPPQIAVFYRTNAQSRVLEEALRVGRVPYTIVRGRSFYDRAEVKDAVAYLRVAINPKSDADLLRVINNPPRGIGDTTVEHLTGYAQNKKLSVYEALGGVDFISDLKPAARRRLQEFRGVIDSLKEHTVSQHAAEAMEAVLEKSGLVTALEAEETPEADARIENLKELVSAAREFDMSRIAIAAQAKIDAEGSGSERDLDSGPLELPKEPLDAFLEQISLVGDADLSEDGKPSSGKVSMMTLHAAKGLEFDCVFLTGMEESIFPHSRALGEDADPEELAEERRLCYVGITRARKRLFFTLAQSRVVFGEVRFNRPSRFLSEIPKNLFGFTSPLPSLAPERSPEPAPRGERVVYDEEFSRGPQVRRHSGPRASSLGERVVHAKFGEGEVLSRDGDSDDAKVTVRFQTGVMKVIARFLRPL